The Quercus robur chromosome 7, dhQueRobu3.1, whole genome shotgun sequence genome has a segment encoding these proteins:
- the LOC126693699 gene encoding F-box protein CPR1-like isoform X6 — translation MSDNTTTNLIIIPWESLPDEILTNIFVFLPIKSIIICTSVSKAWKSLIKSPTFISTHLHHSLKKNQNLLFIGPLFIGLYTENQKEFCALHNEDDAYFTQHARFDYPYNRKYCVVGTCNGLLLLSDVGNNSFCLWNPCVGKLLKLPSPNVTYATHGKFHASIGFGFDPKTKDYKVIRVVTLLESLGLEKTRTQVEIYTLSTGQWRMFRTDLAPICGVYWTDPQIFINGALHWVAFRVCDNNLHNFVLVFDLGDEVFHEILLPEFPRLMYDSVSVYRNSIALFEKDNGFLHIWAMKEYGVVSSWTKVLSLPSSSQGFFGSRDDIPRALGFRRNGEVILKVDGGRLISLDLETREIKDLRIIGCKKTIVDYYVESLVLLDKAANSEDTY, via the coding sequence CCGATGAGATTCTTACCAATATTTTCGTTTTCCTACCCATCAAATCAATAATCATCTGTACCTCAGTTTCAAAAGCATGGAAATCACTAATCAAAAGCCCAACTTTCATTTCCACCCATCTCCACCACTCCCTCAAGAAAAACCAAAACCTCCTCTTCATCGGCCCCCTCTTCATCGGCCTCTACACAGAGAATCAGAAAGAATTTTGCGCATTGCATAACGAAGATGATGCTTATTTCACTCAACACGCCAGGTTTGATTACCCTTATAACAGAAAATACTGTGTGGTGGGTACTTGTAACGGCCTGCTCCTCCTTTCCGATGTTGGTAACAATAGCTTCTGTCTTTGGAACCCGTGTGTTGGAAAGTTACTGAAACTTCCTTCACCCAATGTCACCTACGCTACGCATGGTAAGTTCCACGCCTCtattgggtttggatttgatcCCAAAACTAAAGATTATAAAGTGATCAGGGTTGTGACTTTGCTGGAAAGTCTTGGCCTTGAAAAGACTCGAACCCAGGTTGAGATTTACACACTCTCCACTGGTCAATGGAGAATGTTTAGGACTGATTTGGCTCCCATATGCGGTGTATATTGGACTGACCCACAGATATTTATCAACGGGGCTCTGCATTGGGTTGCATTTAGAGTTTGTGATAATAACCTTCATAATTTTGTTCTGGTTTTCGATTTGGGTGACGAGGTTTTCCATGAGATACTCCTGCCAGAATTTCCACGTCTGATGTACGATTCTGTTTCTGTATATAGGAATTCCATTGCCTTGTTTGAAAAGGATAATGGCTTTCTCCATATCTGGGCGATGAAAGAGTATGGTGTTGTGTCCTCGTGGACTAAAGTTTTAAGTTTACCTAGTTCTAGTCAAGGTTTCTTTGGTTCAAGGGATGATATACCGAGGGCACTAGGTTTTCGAAGGAATGGTGAGGTTATATTAAAAGTGGATGGAGGACGCCTCATTTCGCTGGATCTTGAGACTCGAGAGATTAAGGATCTTAGGATTATTGGATGTAAGAAAACTATTGTTGATTATTATGTGGAGAGTCTAGTTTTGCTCGACAAAGCTGCCAACAGTGAAGATACATACTGA